CCGGTAGATGCCGCGGCCCGCATGGTAGCGATTGCTGCCCGGGTCATAGGTGCGGTAGCGGTTGAGGCACCAGCGCACATGCGCGCTCCGCCCGCCGCCATAATAGCGTGGGCGCTCGTAGCGCGGGCGATAGTAGCGCCGCTCATAGCCGTAATAGGGCCGGTAGTGGTGACGCCGGTAATAGGGGCGGCGTTCCCAGCCGCAGCCATAGCCGACGCAGAACTGGGCCTCGGTGACGTTGTTCTGCGCCTGTGCATTCATGGCCGGCACGGCGAGCGGAGCGGCCTCGGCCGCCCCCATGGGCGCGATTGCGGAGGCGATGCCCATTGCGCAACCGAAAACGAGATTTCGAATCTTCGACATGTGATCCTCACTGTTTCTGGCGGGATATTTCCCGGTCACGTCCCTGTTTTGTATTACGTTCACGCATTTTGTTTTATTCATGATCGCGGCCCCGCATGAAGGGGATGTATCGCCGGATTTTCGATCCGCAAGAGGCGTGAGGACAGCATGAGCCTGAAATTCGGAACCAGTGGCCTGCGCGGCCTGTCGGTGGATCTGGAAGGGCCGGCGAGCGCGCTCTACGCCACGGCCTTCGCGCGCCATCTCCTGGCGGCGGGCCTTGCCCGGCCGGGCGACGAGATCCTGGTCGGTCGCGACTTTCGCGCCTCCAGCCTCGCCATTTCCGCCATCGCCATCGCCGCGCTGCGCAAGGCGGGCCTTGCTCCGCGCGATTGCGGCGTGCTGCCGACGCCGGCGCTGGCTTTGCTCGGCCTTCAAGGCCGGGCCGCCTGCCTGATGGTGACCGGCTCGCACATTCCCGCCGACCGCAATGGCATCAAGTTCTACCGGCCGGACGGCGAGATCGACAAGGCGGACGAGGCGGCGATCACCGCCGCCGCCGAGGCGATCCGCGCCGAAGGCACGGTCTTCGACGCCGCTGAGGAAAGCGCGGAGGATCGCCACGAGGCCGCCATGGCGCTCTATGGCGAGCGCAACCGCAGGCTTCTGCCGGAGGGCAGCCTCTCCGGCCTTCGCGTCGGCGTCTACCAGCATTCCACGGTAGCGCGCGATCTCTTCGTCTCGGTGCTCGCTTATTACGGCGCGGATGTCGTCGCGCTCGGCCGGTCGGAGAGCTTCATTCCGGTGGATACCGAGGCCGTCTCCGCCGAGACCGTCGCGCTC
The Shinella zoogloeoides DNA segment above includes these coding regions:
- a CDS encoding BA14K family protein gives rise to the protein MSKIRNLVFGCAMGIASAIAPMGAAEAAPLAVPAMNAQAQNNVTEAQFCVGYGCGWERRPYYRRHHYRPYYGYERRYYRPRYERPRYYGGGRSAHVRWCLNRYRTYDPGSNRYHAGRGIYRVCYSPYR